Proteins from one Anopheles nili chromosome 2, idAnoNiliSN_F5_01, whole genome shotgun sequence genomic window:
- the LOC128721804 gene encoding probable cytochrome P450 4d14 gives MFLVLLTTLLGIAISWMVVTIVRNRAAAAKLRNLLPNFTCIPSVPVLGSAYHFKDPTPEGIFKTFSNFHRLYGRNLITEGLFNQPSLQICDPKVIEQVMQARTIEKTIIYDFMVPWLGTGLVISTGSKWAQRRKIITPTFHFKILEDFLVVMNHHADVLMRKLEKHAGGGDFDVYENVTYCALDIISESAMGVKLNTQHQPHSEYVQAVKEISDIIFKRLFSLLREYKWTFQFTKAHRRQEELVKVVHGFAHQVISERKKQLQDEREQQRTQEQLQENDVYEKRRMTLLDLLLNVTIDDKPLSDSDIREEVDTFMFAGHDTTTSCISFAAYYLSQDPVIQERVYDEIQAIVGPDAKSQELTYGTLQELKYLEMVVKETLRINPSVPIMGRRSAGDMIIDGVTIPKGIDFGIFIYALHNDPVLYPEPERFDPERFSEDASAQRQPYSYIPFSAGSRNCIGQRYAMLEIKAILVKLVANFRLLPCEKANQLRIKTDMTLKPVNGAFVKVVRR, from the exons ATGTTTCTCGTGCTGCTAACGACCCTTCTGGGCATCGCGATCTCGTGGATGGTGGTCACTATCGTACGGAATCGCGCTGCAGCGGCCAAACTAAGAAACCTGCTGCCAAACTTCACGTGCATACCGTCCGTTCCGGTGCTCGGTTCGGCGTACCACTTCAAAGACCCGACACCTGAGGGCATCTTCAAGACGTTCTCCAATTTTCATCGGTTGTACGGGCGGAATCTCATCACCGAGGGGCTGTTTAATCAACCCTCCTTGCAGATCTGTGACCCGAAGGTGATCGAGCAGGTTATGCAAGCGCGCACGATCGAGAAAACGATCATCTACGACTTCATGGTACCGTGGCTCGGCACCGGGCTGGTCATATCAACAGGCTCAAAGTGGGCCCAACGGCGAAAGATCATCACGCCCacgtttcatttcaaaatcCTGGAGGACTTTCTCGTGGTAATGAACCACCATGCGGACGTTCTCATGCGAAAGCTGGAGAAGCATGCAGGAGGTGGTGATTTCGATGTCTACGAGAACGTGACCTACTGCGCGTTGGACATTATCTCCGAGTCTGCCATGGGGGTGAAGCTGAACACGCAGCATCAGCCCCACTCTGAGTACGTCCAGGCGGTCAAAGA GATCTCAGACATCATCTTCAAGCGGCTGTTTTCGTTGCTACGCGAGTACAAGTGGACGTTTCAGTTCACCAAAGCACACCGGCGCCAGGAGGAACTGGTCAAGGTGGTACACGGATTCGCTCACCAAGTCATcagcgagcgaaaaaagcaACTGCAGGACGAACGCGAGCAGCAGCGCACGCAGGAGCAGCTTCAGGAGAACGATGTGTATGAAAAACGGCGCATGACCCTGCTCGATCTGCTGCTGAATGTCACGATCGACGATAAACCGCTGTCGGATTCAGACATCCGGGAGGAAGTGGACACGTTCATGTTTGCCGGTCACGACACGACCACGTCGTGTATCAGCTTTGCAGCGTATTATCTCTCGCAGGATCCTGTCATCCAGGAGCGCGTGTACGACGAGATACAGGCGATCGTTGGTCCGGATGCAAAGAGCCAAGAGCTGACGTATGGCACGCTGCAAGAGCTGAAGTATCTCGAGATGGTGGTTAAGGAAACGCTTCGAATCAATCCCTCTGTGCCGATCATGGGTCGTCGATCGGCCGGGGATATGATCATCGACGGAGTAACCATACCGAAGGGTATCGATTTTGGTATCTTCATCTACGCACTCCACAACGATCCCGTGCTGTATCCGGAACCCGAGCGTTTCGATCCGGAGCGGTTTAGCGAGGATGCATCGGCCCAGCGGCAACCATACAGCTACATCCCGTTCAGTGCCGGATCGCGAAACTGCATCGGTCAGCGGTATGCCATGCTGGAGATAAAGGCAATCCTTGTCAAACTGGTGGCCAACTTTCGGCTGCTACCGTGTGAAAAAGCCAACCAACTGCGCATCAAGACCGACATGACGTTGAAGCCCGTGAACGGAGCGTTCGTAAAAGTTGTCCGACGATAA
- the LOC128721738 gene encoding cytochrome P450 4d2-like has product MALSSLLLLTIILATTVYVVLKVLSNRRRAASLVKQLPNFQTLPSVPLLGSAHLFKDTSPDGILRTLVDCHHRYGKNLVLQELGNEFKLLISEPRVIEQVMQAKTILKPKFYRFLQPWIGLSSVLLSGERWSTRRKLINPAFHYKMLDDFLHTMIAQADVLVQKLSQHANGTDCDIYEPLRYCAMDIICETAMGVQLQCQTNPNVEFVQATEEMIDLVHKRMFNPLVSNDLVYSWTDAGRRETKLKHTIHRFTSSVIRERKKRLVDPPVRTRDEENRTCKMTFLDLLLETRFDGQPIPDKDIRGEVDTFMFAGHETVTSCMSFLLYFISRDETVQQRLYDEIVSIFGDSRDAHSVRPTYASLQDLKYMEQVIKETLRISPSVPMIGRTSAEDMVIDGVPIPPGTDIMLNIYVMQNDPDYYPEPDRFRPERFADDGAEQQKAFSYLPFSLGVRSCIGQRFAILEMKTMLVKLLTRFRLGPCEEQNVLQLKADLSLKPFQGAFIKILER; this is encoded by the exons ATGGCGTTGAGCTCGCTCCTGTTGCTGACCATAATACTCGCCACAACCGTGTATGTCGTGCTGAAGGTGCTCTCGAACAGACGCCGTGCTGCATCCCTGGTGAAGCAACTTCCAAACTTTCAAACGCTACCGTCGGTGCCACTGTTGGGAAGTGCACATCTCTTCAAGGACACCTCACCCGATGGGATCCTGCGCACGCTGGTCGATTGCCACCACCGGTATGGGAAGAACTTGGTACTTCAAGAGCTAGGCAACGAGTTTAAGCTTCTGATCAGCGAACCGCGCGTCATCGAGCAGGTCATGCAGGCGAAAACGATCCTGAAACCCAAATTCTATCGCTTCCTGCAACCGTGGATCGGTTTAAGCAGTGTCCTGTTGAGTGGAGAACGCTGGAGCACCCGCCGGAAGCTGATAAACCCTGCGTTTCATTATAAAATGCTTGACGACTTCTTGCACACGATGATCGCACAAGCGGACGTGCTGGTGCAGAAGCTATCGCAGCATGCAAACGGTACCGACTGTGATATTTATGAACCGCTGCGGTACTGCGCGATGGACATTATCTGCGAGACGGCGATGGGCGTACAGTTGCAGTGTCAAACCAACCCGAACGTGGAGTTCGTACAAGCAACGGAAGA AATGATCGATCTGGTACACAAGCGCATGTTCAACCCGCTGGTGAGCAATGATCTCGTCTACTCCTGGACAGATGCCGGACGTCGCGAAacaaaactcaaacacacgatcCATCGCTTCACGAGTTCGGTGATTCGCGAACGTAAGAAGCGGCTGGTTGATCCACCGGTTCGCACACGAGACGAGGAAAATCGCACGTGCAAGATGACGTTTTTGGATCTGCTGCTGGAAACGCGCTTCGACGGACAGCCCATACCGGACAAAGACATCCGTGGCGAAGTGGACACGTTCATGTTCGCCGGGCACGAAACTGTAACGTCTTGTATGAGTTTCCTGTTGTACTTTATCTCCCGTGATGAGACCGTACAGCAGCGGTTGTACGACGAGATCGTCTCCATCTTCGGTGACTCGCGGGATGCTCATTCTGTGAGGCCAACGTACGCCTCCCTGCAGGATCTCAAGTACATGGAGCAGGTCATCAAGGAAACGCTTCGTATTAGCCCGTCGGTGCCGATGATTGGCAGGACGTCCGCGGAGGATATGGTCATTGACGGTGTGCCGATTCCACCCGGCACGGATATTATGCTGAACATCTACGTCATGCAGAATGACCCCGATTACTACCCCGAGCCGGATCGTTTCCGGCCGGAACGGTTCGCGGATGACGGTGCCGAACAGCAGAAAGCCTTTAGCTATCTTCCGTTCAGTTTGGGCGTGCGGTCCTGTATCGGGCAACGGTTCGCGATACTTGAGATGAAAACCATGCTGGTTAAGCTACTGACGCGGTTCCGTTTGGGGCCGTGCGAGGAACAGAATGTATTACAGTTAAAGGCCGACCTATCGCTGAAGCCATTTCAGGGGgcttttattaaaattttagAACGATAG
- the LOC128732008 gene encoding 39S ribosomal protein L17, mitochondrial, with translation MNQAEVTKLMSQLRIAIRPRHRNLKNIDGPEGRLLKLRKTVTALVKHERIELNYQRADEARAYAERLISDAIRNGDRHKPTMEMADYWLLEKQLVHKLFKVLAPRFEEYKVSATRMYKAPKEYPGWYRKRAVLELRGNPYPALLPNPANNRNLLHNLLMDEAKKDYRREKYAEIAAQIVPGSAPVETPVVEETTANEPPKKAQPSA, from the coding sequence ATGAATCAGGCCGAGGTGACGAAGTTAATGTCGCAGCTGCGAATAGCTATCCGCCCGCGGCATCGCAACCTTAAAAATATCGACGGTCCCGAAGGACGGCTGCTTAAATTACGCAAAACGGTGACGGCGCTAGTGAAACACGAGCGAATCGAGCTTAACTACCAACGAGCGGATGAGGCTCGTGCGTACGCAGAACGTTTAATATCTGACGCTATACGCAATGGAGATCGCCACAAGCCGACGATGGAAATGGCCGATTACTGGCTGCTGGAAAAGCAGCTCGTTCACAAGCTCTTCAAGGTGCTGGCCCCGCGCTTCGAGGAATACAAAGTGTCGGCGACGCGTATGTACAAAGCCCCAAAGGAGTACCCGGGCTGGTATCGCAAGCGAGCGGTTTTGGAGCTACGAGGCAATCCGTACCCTGCGCTATTGCCCAATCCAGCCAACAACCGAAACCTGCTGCACAATTTGCTGATggacgaagcgaaaaaggactaCCGGAGGGAAAAGTACGCGGAAATTGCCGCCCAGATCGTACCCGGCAGTGCCCCGGTCGAGACTCCAGTGGTGGAAGAAACGACTGCTAACGAGCCACCGAAAAAGGCTCAACCGTCAGCCTAG